A single Thermoanaerobacterium sp. RBIITD DNA region contains:
- a CDS encoding glycoside hydrolase family 3 C-terminal domain-containing protein yields MKCTKEYRLSYTERAKEIVEKMTLEEKVHLMSGKVSLKDLINDEANGNHYNYVPYPAGGNERLGVPEMKFCDGPRGAVQGNSTCFPVSMARGATFDTDLEERIGRAIGREIRAHGGNLFGGVCINLPYNPGWGRSQETYGEESFHIGQMGSALVRGVQEENVIACIKHFAFNSMERSRFKVNVTADKRTEREVYLSHFKDCIDAGAASVMSAYNLYQGKHCGHSDYLLNKVLKEEWDFDGFVISDFFLGVRDTVEAANGGMDIEMCHTLYFGDKLIKAVKEGKVSEDRINDAALRIVRTLLAFTEVDDKEYSKDVISCKEHIDLALEAAEKCMTLMKNDGVLPFSKDKSKRVAVLGKLGNLGNIGDYGSSRVYPKYVVTPLEGVKKLLPDSEVVFYDGDDLEKAKEIAKASDAVIFVVGYGPHDEGEYSDTIADEILGKDDPMLKSVEEAGGQISVGSQTGYGGDRVKSLGLHKDEIELIKAVGPINKNSAVVLIGGNMIMINEWKDDVSAILMAYYPGMEGGTAIAKTLFGDVNPGGKLPFVVPYRESDLPHVDWDTKEQHYGYYHGYAKLEKEGIEPLLPYGFGLSYTTFSFSNEKFSVDGDEVVASCDVQNTGSMKGDEVVQMYVGFKNSSIDRPVKLLRGFKRITLNPGEKIRVEIRCPIEKLKWFNPDTNEWELEHMDYEVYIGNSSSNKDLLIGKVTL; encoded by the coding sequence ATGAAATGCACAAAGGAGTACCGTTTGTCTTACACAGAGAGGGCAAAAGAGATAGTGGAAAAGATGACTCTGGAAGAGAAAGTGCATCTTATGAGCGGCAAAGTGAGCCTTAAGGATTTGATAAATGATGAAGCAAATGGAAATCATTACAATTATGTGCCATATCCTGCAGGTGGAAATGAGAGGCTCGGAGTGCCTGAGATGAAGTTTTGCGATGGACCAAGAGGAGCAGTGCAGGGGAATAGCACATGTTTTCCTGTGTCGATGGCAAGAGGTGCGACATTCGATACAGATTTGGAGGAGCGCATAGGGAGGGCAATCGGAAGAGAGATTAGAGCACACGGCGGGAACCTCTTTGGCGGTGTGTGTATAAATTTGCCGTACAATCCCGGATGGGGGAGAAGTCAAGAGACTTATGGCGAGGAGTCCTTTCACATAGGACAAATGGGATCTGCACTTGTAAGAGGTGTACAGGAGGAGAATGTCATAGCATGCATAAAACATTTTGCTTTCAACAGCATGGAAAGGTCCAGATTCAAGGTGAATGTCACTGCAGACAAGCGGACTGAAAGAGAAGTATACCTTTCACATTTTAAAGACTGCATTGATGCAGGAGCTGCTTCTGTTATGAGTGCGTACAATCTCTATCAAGGCAAACACTGTGGCCACAGTGACTACCTTTTAAACAAAGTATTAAAAGAAGAGTGGGATTTTGATGGCTTTGTAATTAGCGACTTCTTCTTAGGTGTAAGAGACACAGTAGAAGCAGCAAATGGCGGAATGGACATAGAGATGTGTCACACATTGTACTTTGGAGATAAGCTAATCAAGGCAGTTAAGGAAGGGAAAGTAAGCGAAGACAGGATAAATGATGCAGCACTGAGGATTGTAAGGACTCTTTTGGCATTTACTGAAGTAGACGATAAAGAGTACAGCAAAGATGTCATAAGTTGCAAAGAGCATATAGATTTAGCTTTGGAAGCTGCTGAAAAATGCATGACACTTATGAAAAATGACGGCGTGCTTCCGTTTTCAAAGGATAAGTCAAAGCGTGTAGCTGTACTTGGAAAGCTCGGAAATCTAGGCAATATAGGTGATTACGGCTCCAGCAGAGTATACCCAAAATATGTTGTTACGCCATTAGAAGGGGTAAAGAAGCTTCTGCCTGATTCTGAAGTAGTCTTTTACGATGGCGATGACTTAGAGAAAGCAAAGGAGATAGCAAAGGCGTCGGATGCTGTGATATTTGTCGTTGGATATGGTCCACACGATGAAGGAGAATACTCAGATACGATAGCTGATGAGATCCTCGGAAAAGATGATCCTATGTTAAAGTCAGTAGAAGAGGCAGGAGGGCAGATAAGTGTAGGTTCTCAGACGGGATATGGCGGGGACAGAGTAAAGTCGCTGGGCCTTCACAAAGATGAAATAGAGCTTATAAAAGCTGTAGGACCTATAAACAAAAATTCTGCCGTCGTCTTGATTGGTGGTAATATGATAATGATAAATGAATGGAAAGACGATGTGTCCGCAATATTAATGGCATATTATCCTGGAATGGAAGGTGGGACCGCAATAGCTAAGACGCTTTTTGGCGATGTAAATCCAGGCGGGAAATTGCCATTTGTCGTCCCATACAGGGAAAGCGACCTTCCTCATGTAGATTGGGATACTAAAGAGCAGCACTATGGCTACTATCACGGATATGCTAAACTGGAAAAGGAAGGCATAGAGCCTCTGCTGCCTTACGGGTTTGGCCTTTCATATACGACATTTAGCTTTTCAAATGAAAAATTTAGTGTAGATGGAGATGAAGTTGTTGCATCGTGCGATGTTCAGAATACTGGCAGTATGAAAGGTGACGAAGTTGTACAGATGTACGTTGGATTTAAAAATTCATCTATAGATAGGCCTGTAAAACTTTTGAGAGGATTTAAACGTATTACGCTAAATCCAGGCGAGAAGATAAGAGTAGAAATCAGATGCCCAATCGAAAAGCTAAAGTGGTTTAACCCAGATACAAATGAATGGGAACTTGAACATATGGATTATGAAGTTTACATTGGCAACAGCAGCTCAAATAAGGATTTATTAATTGGGAAGGTAACATTATAA
- a CDS encoding MBL fold metallo-hydrolase has protein sequence MKITFLGAAKEVTGSCYLVETESTKFLVDCGMFQGSEIEDEFNYQEFAFDVDEIDFMLLTHAHIDHSGRIPLLYKRGYKKKIYATKGTVDLCEYMLQDSGHIQQIENEWKNRKRKRAGKSLRMPLYTADEGKASMKLFCGIEYNKIFTPSKDIKVRFNDAGHMLGSAILEIWVNEDGKETKLVFSGDLGNRDIPILRNPTNIDDADYLICESTYGDRLHEDVGDKAKKLMEIIIKTIKRGGNVIIPSFAVGRTQELLYEIHKDRELYKDEIEFINKVPVYVDSPLATSVTGVFKRHLEYFDEEAQEYIKKGDYPLDFPNLHFTHSMEESKALNDIKEPVIIISASGMCEAGRIKHHLKHNLWRKNCTILFVGFQAKGTLGRRILDGEKTVNIFGEEITVKADIEYIESFSNHADQKGIMTWISNFKKKPEKIFIVHGEDEAQIVLSDKIKSELNIDTIIPSKYDTFDFDAQKINIAEISNEAVENELINKIEEMKIENEKVLSKIQDILKQNKGNIHNIDGDLAAFNDAMTRLKRKLN, from the coding sequence ATGAAGATTACATTTTTAGGTGCTGCAAAAGAAGTAACAGGTTCTTGCTATCTTGTAGAAACTGAAAGTACGAAATTTCTGGTAGATTGTGGTATGTTTCAAGGAAGCGAGATAGAAGATGAATTCAACTATCAGGAATTTGCATTTGATGTAGATGAAATCGACTTTATGCTTTTAACACACGCACATATAGATCATAGCGGAAGGATTCCGCTTCTATATAAACGAGGTTATAAAAAGAAGATTTATGCAACTAAAGGTACTGTAGATCTTTGCGAATACATGCTGCAGGACAGCGGACATATACAGCAGATAGAGAATGAGTGGAAAAACCGCAAGAGAAAAAGGGCAGGAAAGTCTTTGAGAATGCCATTATATACTGCAGATGAAGGAAAAGCATCAATGAAGCTTTTCTGCGGAATTGAATATAACAAAATATTCACTCCATCAAAGGATATAAAAGTCAGATTCAATGATGCCGGTCACATGCTCGGTTCTGCAATACTTGAAATATGGGTAAATGAAGACGGCAAAGAAACCAAATTGGTATTTTCAGGTGACCTCGGCAATCGCGATATACCGATTTTAAGAAATCCTACAAATATTGATGATGCTGATTATCTCATATGTGAGTCAACATATGGTGACAGACTTCACGAGGATGTAGGCGACAAAGCTAAAAAGCTGATGGAAATTATCATAAAGACAATAAAAAGAGGCGGCAATGTAATAATACCTTCATTTGCTGTAGGAAGAACACAAGAATTATTATATGAAATTCATAAAGATAGAGAACTATACAAAGATGAAATAGAGTTTATAAACAAAGTACCGGTATATGTAGATAGCCCACTTGCTACATCTGTCACTGGTGTTTTTAAAAGACATCTTGAGTATTTTGACGAAGAAGCTCAGGAATACATTAAAAAAGGTGATTATCCTCTTGACTTTCCAAATCTGCATTTTACACATTCAATGGAAGAGTCAAAGGCATTAAATGACATAAAAGAACCTGTAATAATTATTTCCGCCAGCGGAATGTGTGAGGCTGGACGAATTAAGCACCATTTAAAGCACAATTTATGGAGAAAAAACTGTACAATTTTATTTGTTGGATTTCAAGCAAAGGGTACTCTTGGAAGAAGGATTTTAGATGGTGAAAAGACAGTAAACATTTTTGGTGAAGAAATAACAGTTAAAGCAGATATAGAATATATAGAGAGCTTTTCAAATCATGCTGATCAAAAAGGTATAATGACATGGATCAGCAACTTTAAAAAGAAGCCTGAAAAAATATTTATAGTACATGGTGAAGATGAAGCACAGATAGTTCTATCAGATAAGATTAAATCAGAATTAAATATTGATACTATAATACCTTCCAAGTATGATACATTTGATTTTGATGCTCAAAAAATTAATATTGCTGAAATTTCAAACGAAGCTGTAGAAAATGAGCTCATAAATAAAATAGAGGAAATGAAGATTGAAAACGAAAAGGTACTATCAAAAATCCAGGATATATTAAAGCAAAATAAGGGTAACATCCATAATATTGATGGAGATTTAGCAGCTTTTAATGATGCCATGACGAGATTAAAAAGAAAATTAAATTAA
- a CDS encoding ROK family transcriptional regulator, with product MITGDQLLIKQINKSIVLNTIRKKVIISRADLANITGLNKSTISSLVDELIKDGFVEEEGPGESKGGRKPIMLMINSLAGCVVGIDLDVNYILVILTDILANILWQKRINLKIGEEKEDIISKIIDLIEEAISNSPKTVKGILGIGIGVPGITDYKRGIVLKAPNLKWENVELKKIIEEKFHLNVYIDNEANTGAIAEKWFGVGKNARNFIYISAGIGIGTGIIINNELYRGSVGLAGEMGHMTIDINDHLCTCGNRGCWENYASEKALFNYIKERLESGEKDDYLNIKNINSLDINDIVDIAEKGSSLAKRSIEEISRNLSIGIVNIVNTFNPDLVIVGNTLSGIGNSLLNTIREYINSKCLVSRYYDVAVEISKLGMLDRAVGAVTLVISELFSYPGL from the coding sequence ATGATAACAGGTGACCAGCTATTAATTAAGCAGATTAACAAATCTATTGTACTTAATACAATACGCAAAAAAGTTATAATATCTAGGGCTGATTTAGCTAATATAACAGGATTAAATAAATCAACAATATCATCTTTAGTCGATGAGCTTATAAAAGATGGTTTTGTAGAAGAAGAAGGGCCTGGTGAGTCAAAGGGCGGCAGAAAGCCTATAATGCTCATGATAAACAGCCTCGCTGGCTGTGTTGTCGGCATTGACCTTGATGTAAATTATATACTTGTGATCTTGACAGACATACTTGCCAATATATTGTGGCAGAAGCGTATAAATCTAAAGATTGGCGAGGAGAAAGAAGACATAATAAGCAAGATAATTGACCTTATAGAAGAGGCTATATCAAACTCGCCAAAGACTGTAAAAGGCATATTGGGAATAGGCATAGGCGTACCAGGGATTACGGACTATAAGAGAGGAATTGTGCTAAAAGCTCCAAATCTCAAGTGGGAAAATGTTGAGCTCAAAAAGATTATCGAAGAAAAGTTTCATCTAAATGTCTATATTGATAACGAAGCTAATACAGGCGCGATTGCTGAGAAATGGTTCGGTGTAGGTAAAAACGCCAGAAATTTTATTTATATAAGCGCTGGTATAGGGATTGGCACAGGAATAATTATTAATAATGAATTATACAGGGGATCTGTTGGCTTAGCAGGTGAGATGGGCCATATGACGATAGATATAAATGATCATCTATGCACTTGCGGCAATAGAGGGTGCTGGGAAAACTACGCATCTGAAAAAGCGCTGTTTAACTATATTAAGGAAAGATTAGAATCTGGCGAAAAAGATGATTATTTGAATATTAAAAATATAAATAGTTTAGATATAAATGACATTGTGGATATTGCTGAAAAGGGCAGCAGCCTTGCAAAAAGATCGATTGAGGAGATATCAAGAAATTTAAGCATAGGTATAGTAAATATTGTAAATACTTTCAACCCAGACTTAGTCATAGTAGGAAATACGTTATCTGGAATTGGCAATTCTTTGTTAAATACGATAAGGGAATATATAAATAGTAAATGTCTTGTATCAAGGTACTATGATGTTGCGGTTGAAATATCAAAATTGGGAATGTTGGATCGTGCTGTAGGCGCTGTGACGCTTGTAATATCAGAACTTTTTTCATATCCAGGATTATAA
- the xylB gene encoding xylulokinase, translating into MYFLGIDLGTSSVKIILMDDGGKVVSSVSKEYPVYYPEPGWAEQNPEDWWNATKDGIKEIIAKSGVKSDDIKGVGLSGQMHGLVLLDKDDKVLTPAILWCDQRTQEECDYITEKIGKEGLLKYTGNKALTGFTAPKILWVRKHLKDVYSRIAHILLPKDYIRFKLTGEYATEVSDASGTLLFDVSNRRWSKDMIDAFDIPENALPKCYESTDVTGHVTKEAADLTGLEEGTIVVGGGGDQASGAVGTGTVKSGIVSVALGTSGVVFASQDKYAADEELRLHSFCHANGKWHVMGVMLSAASCLKWWVDNVNNYSSNSMTFDGLLEEAEKAQPGSDGLVFLPYLMGERTPYSDPYAKGSFVGLSITHNRGHMTRSILEGVAFGLRDSLELIKALNIPVNEVRVSGGGAKSKLWRQILADIFNVRIDMINATEGPSFGAAIMASVGYGLFKDVFDACSKLIKVTDSVYPVQENVEKYNKLYPIYVSLYSKLKGTFEEIAKLN; encoded by the coding sequence GTACATCGTCAGTAAAGATAATACTTATGGATGATGGTGGAAAAGTTGTATCAAGTGTATCAAAGGAGTATCCTGTGTATTATCCGGAACCTGGGTGGGCAGAACAAAATCCAGAGGACTGGTGGAATGCGACAAAAGATGGCATAAAAGAGATTATTGCAAAAAGTGGTGTAAAAAGCGATGATATAAAAGGCGTCGGCTTAAGCGGCCAGATGCATGGACTTGTACTTCTGGATAAAGACGATAAAGTTCTAACGCCAGCAATACTATGGTGCGACCAGAGGACACAGGAGGAATGTGACTACATTACAGAGAAAATAGGGAAAGAAGGTCTTTTGAAGTATACAGGTAATAAGGCATTGACAGGCTTTACTGCTCCAAAGATCTTGTGGGTGAGAAAACACCTTAAAGATGTGTACAGCAGAATTGCCCACATCCTTTTACCAAAGGACTATATAAGATTTAAGCTTACAGGCGAATATGCCACAGAGGTTTCTGATGCATCAGGCACACTCCTATTTGATGTCAGCAATAGAAGATGGTCAAAGGATATGATAGACGCATTTGATATACCTGAAAATGCGCTTCCTAAGTGCTATGAATCGACTGATGTCACGGGACATGTGACAAAAGAAGCGGCGGATTTGACAGGACTTGAAGAAGGAACTATTGTTGTAGGAGGAGGTGGTGATCAGGCTAGCGGTGCTGTCGGTACAGGAACAGTGAAAAGCGGTATAGTTTCAGTTGCATTAGGCACATCTGGCGTCGTATTTGCATCACAGGATAAGTATGCAGCAGATGAAGAATTGAGGCTTCATTCATTCTGTCATGCAAACGGCAAGTGGCATGTGATGGGGGTAATGTTATCAGCAGCATCGTGCCTTAAATGGTGGGTAGACAATGTAAATAATTACAGCAGCAACAGTATGACATTTGATGGACTTCTTGAGGAAGCAGAAAAAGCACAGCCGGGAAGTGATGGACTCGTATTTTTGCCGTATCTAATGGGAGAGCGTACGCCATATAGCGATCCTTATGCAAAAGGAAGCTTTGTAGGATTAAGCATAACTCACAACAGAGGTCATATGACAAGGTCCATATTGGAAGGCGTTGCATTTGGATTAAGAGATTCTCTAGAGCTTATTAAAGCTTTAAATATACCGGTCAATGAAGTCAGAGTAAGCGGCGGCGGTGCTAAGAGCAAGCTTTGGAGGCAGATCCTTGCAGATATATTCAATGTAAGGATAGACATGATAAATGCTACAGAAGGACCATCATTTGGCGCTGCTATAATGGCATCTGTAGGTTATGGACTGTTTAAAGATGTTTTTGACGCCTGCAGCAAGCTTATAAAAGTAACAGACAGCGTATATCCGGTACAAGAAAATGTTGAAAAATACAATAAGCTATATCCGATTTACGTAAGCTTGTATTCAAAATTAAAAGGTACATTTGAAGAGATAGCGAAGTTAAATTGA